The sequence TTCGGGGCCTCGGGAGCCTTGTCCTTTTTCGCGTTCTTGGGCGTCCCATCCTGTTCGAGATATTTTGATGGATCAGCCAAGAGCTGCTTGTCGCATCCCGCGCAGCAGACGTAGTATTCGTGCCCCTTCACTTTGACGATGGGGCTCTTGCCGGGAGTTACGGCGTTCCCCAGGACGGGGCAGATCGTGTTGGTTGGCCCGCCCGTGGTGGGACTGGCGATAGCAGCCAGGGCACTGAAGATGAGGGTTGTGTACATGAGACGTTCCTTATGAATGGAGGCGTTGAGCCTCAGGGTTGGAAAAGACAGACGATGAAAACCCGTCGCGAAGACTGGGGCAAAAATCCTCCAGAAGGGCTAAGAAGCAGCGCGCATCCTCGAAATTGCTGGCAAGGCCGAAGGAGATTCGCACCGCCCCCGAACCCTTCCCTTCGATGCAATGTAGAAAGTCTTCTGGATTGAAGTGGTGCTCGTGCTCTGGAAGGCTGAAGCAATCTTCCAGTTCCTCTTTCCCAAGGCCCAGGGCGGTCTCGCCCGATCCGGGGTTGCAGAAACAACCCGTGCGCAATGAGATTCGAAGAGATTCGGCTCTGAGCATGACCTCGCGGTGATCCACGAGGTTCCCCTGAGGATCAAGAAGGTTGAACGTGATCGTCGCACCCCGTTGATTCGTGTCCGAGGGCCCATAGATGCGAACGGCGGGAAGGCCATTCTGATGCTTGAGTTGTTGCATCTGCTCCAGCATCCAGCCCGTCAGGCATAGCCCGCGAACGCCGATGGATTCGAGACCCAGGGAGTCGAGGTAGCGGAGTCCCTGAGTGACTGCGGGAAGGTCCAGGAAATTAACGGTTCCATCCTCGAAGGCCTGCTCGCCCTCCGCGAAGTAATGGCGGTCTCCCTGGACCGAGGCGGCGGTGACGGTTCCTCCCGCGAACCAGGGGCGTCGCAGTTTGGAGAGGGCCTCGCGTTGGGCCAAGAGGCAGCCCACTCCTGTTGGATAGCCAAACATTTTATAGAAGGAGATGGATACGAAATCCGGTTTCCAATGGCTGACCTCCAGGCGATGCGAAGGGACGAAGGCCGCGGCATCCAAGAGCACGTCCCATCCATAGCCGTGGGCCAGAGCGATCCATTCAGGCGAGTGCAGGACACCGGAAAAGTTAGAACGCGCGGGATAACCGAAAAGACGTGGGGCGCCGTTGTGGGAGGAGGCTAGCGCAAATTCTAGAGCGCCTTCGTCCAAACGCATCTCAGGGAGGGTCAGGGGGGCGTAGGTGGTTTCGCACCCCTTTCTCTTCGCGAATTCCCGGATGCCATTCATGGAGTTGTGGTTGTCGGAAGACAGGAGTAGGCGCCCTCCGGCCTGGAAGGGATAGGATTCCCCCACCAGCTTCAAGGCCCCCGAGGCGTTGGAGGTGAAGATCACGGTGTAATCCACCGGATCGGCCCGGAAGAAATCAAGGACCTCCCTCCGTGCTTCCTCCAAGTCCTGCGAGGTGAGCCGGGAAGCAGGACTCAAAGAGTGGGGATTTCCCAACACGTGATGGGAGAGATAGGACAGGTGTCCCTGGAGCTGGGATTCGGCGTAAAGACCCGACCCGGAATAATCCAGGTAGACCTGATGATTCTCATCCAGACGGGCGTAGTCCTTGGCCCGGGCGGCGTCCAGGTGGCGAGTCTGGGCGTACATCGCGTATTCAGCGAGAAAGCGTTCCTCTAGGAACGAGCTGGGATTCAGCGGCGTTGCCATGGGATGTGCCTTAGGAATGGAAGCATCGCGGCCCCGGGGAGTCATGTGATTGCCAAGCCAAGTTCAGGCGCGGAATCGGGGGTGATTGGTCCATCCACCACCTCGCGTTTTTCCAGAGGTAGTACACCGCTGGATAGACGAGCAGTTCGAGGATGAAGCTGGTGGCCAGGCCTCCCACCATGGGCGCGGCGATTCGCTTCATGAGATCCGCACCGGTGCCCGTGCTCCACATGATGGGGAGCAGTCCGATGAAGGCTGCGAAGACGGTCATGGCCTTGGGGCGGATGCGCTTCACGGCGCCATGGATGATGGCCTCCACGAGATCGGCCTTGGTGTTGAGCTTGCCGGCTTCCTTGGCCTCATCGTGGGACAGGTCCAGGAAGAGGAGCATGAAGACGCCGGTTTCGGCGTCCAAGCCCATGAGCGCGATGAGGCCCACCCACACCGCGATGGACATGTTGTAGTCCAGGAAGTACAGCAGCCAGAAGGCGCCGATGGCGCTGAAGGGCACCGCCGACATCACGATGGACGCCTTGAAGGCCGACTTCGTGTTCGCGTAGAGCAGGCCGAAGATCAGCACCAGCGTGATCGGCAGAATGAGCTTCAGCCGTTCTTTCACGCGGATCATGTTCTCGTACTGGCCGCTCCAGCTGAGGCTGTAGCCAGCGGGAAGCTTCAGCTCCGTTTCGATGGCCTTCTTGGCCTGGTCCACGTAGGTTCCCACGTCGGTCTTGGACGTGTCGAAGTCAACCAGGACATAACCCGCGAGCAGTGCGTTCTCGTCCCGGATCATGGCGGGACCCGTGGTCCATTTCAGCTCGGCGATCTCCGCCATGGGGATGGTGGACCCGTTCGGCAGGGGCACCAGCACGCGCTTCAGGGCCTCCGGGGACTCGCGGTAGTCCCGGGCATAGCGGACATTGATGGGGTACCGCGCCCGGCCATCGAAGACCGTGCTCTGGTTGTCGCCGCCGATGGCGGTCATCACCATCATGTTGGCCTGCTCGACGCTGAGGCCGTACCGCGCCAGCTGCTCGCGCTTGAGGACGAAGTCCAGGAAGTAGCCCTGGGCGGTGCGCTCGGCGAAAGCGCTGCGGGTGCCCGGCACGCGCTGAAGGATGCTTTCAGCGTCCACGGCGATCTTCTGGATGACATCCAGATCAGCGCCGTTGATCTTCAGGCCCACCGGCGTGCGGATGCCCGTGGAAAGCATGTCGAGGCGCGCCTTGATGGGCATGGTCCAGGCGTTGGGAATGGCCGGAAGCTTCACCACACGGTCCAGTTCCGCGACGATTTCCTCCTGGGTGATGCGGTCCCGCCAGAAGGGGCGAAGCATGGACTTCCCCCAGTCCGGGGCCCAGGAGGAAAACCACCGGGGTTTTTCGCGCCATTGTTCTTCGGGCTTCAGCACGATGACCGTCTCCATCATGGAGAAGGGTGCGGGGTCCGTGGCGGTATCGGCCCGCCCGGCTTTGCCGAACACGCTCCCCACTTCGGGGACCGTCCGGATCAATCGGTCCTGTACTTGAAGGATTCGCTGGGCCTCGGTTTGGCTGATTCCCGGCAGGGTCGAGGGCATGTAGAGCAGCGTGCCCTCGTTCAGGGGCGGCATGAATTCGCTGCCCAGGCCCATGAAGGCCGGGATGGTGGCGAGGACCAGCAGGAAGGCCACCGCGATGGTCGCCTTGGCGTGCCTGATCACGAAGCGGCAAGGGGGTTCGTAGATCCGGTGGAGGAAGACACTGATGGGGTGTTTTTCTTCCGAGTAGTACTTCCCGACCGCGACTTGAGTGAACGTCCAGGCCAGCCATTTGGGCTTGAAGGTGAAAGGTTCGACCCGGGCGAAGAGCATGCGCATGGCCGGGTCCAGGGTAAGCGCCAAGAGCGCGGCGATGCCCATGGCGAAGTTCTTGGAGAAGGCCAGCGGCTTGAAGAGCCGGCCTTCCTGATCCATCAGCGTGAAGATGGGCAGAAAGCTCACCGCCACCACCAGCAGGCTGAAGAAGACGCTGGGGCCGACCTCCATCAAAGCTTCGAGGCGGACATGGTAGAAGTCGCCGGGCTTCCCGGCCTCTATCCACTTCTCAATCTTCCGGTAGGCGTTTTCCACCTCCACGATGGCGCCATCCACCAGCACGCCGATGGAGATGGCGATGCCTGCCAGGCTCATGAGGTTTGCGTTTTGGCCGATCCCATACATAGGGATGAATGCAAGCGCCACCGAGACTGGGATGGTGATGATGGGCACGATGGCGGAGGGGACATGCCAGAGGAAGATCAGGATGATGATCGAAACGACGATCATCTCTTCGATCAGCTTGTGCTTCACGGTTTTGATGGAGCGCTCGATCAGTTCCGAGCGGTCATAGACGGGGACCACCTCAACGCCCTTGGGTAGGCTGACCTTCAGTTCAGCGATGCGGGTTTTCACCCGTTCGATGACATTGAGCGCGTTCTCTCCCTGTCGCATCACCACGATGCCGCCAACCACATCGCCGTGCCCGTCTAAATCCGCGATGCCCCTGCGCATCTCTGGACCAAGGCTGACAGTGGCTACATCGCTGAGGCGGACTGGTGTTCCATTCTCCGCCTTGAGGACGGCGCTTTCGAGGTCCTTCGTGCTCTTCACATAGCCTCGACCTCTGACCATGTACTCGCGCCCGCTGAATTCGACCAGGCGCCCACCGACTTCGGCATTCGCACCCTTCACGGCCTGGATCACGGTCTCGATTGAGATTTTGTAGGACGCCAGTTTGTTCGGGTTGATGCTGACCTGGAACTGCCTGGATTGGCCGCCGATGGTTGCCACTTCAGCCACTCCGGGCACGCTCTGGAGCGAGTAGCGCAGAAACCAGTCTTGATAGGACCGGATCTCGTCCGTGCTGTGTTGGCCTGAGTGATCCACCAAAGCGTACTGGTAGACCCAACCAACGCTCGTGGCGTCCGGTCCCAATTCTGTTTTCACGCCAGGAGGGAGGTTCGATGAGATCTTGCTCAGGTATTCGAGCACCCGGGACCTGGCCCAGTAGATGTCCGTTCCATCCTCGAAGATGACGTACACGTAAGAGAATCCGAAGTCCGAGAGCGCGCGCACCGTTTTCACCTTGGGCGCGCCGAGGAGGCTGGTAACGATGGGATAGGTGACCTGGTCTTCCACCAGGTCGGGGCTGCGATCCCATTTGGAGTAGACGATGACCTGCGTGTCGGAAAGATCCGGCACGGCGTCCAGGGGGATGTTCCGCATGGTCCAGAAGGACATGGCCAAGGCCAGGGCGGTGGCCGCCATGACCAGCCAGCGGTTCTCCGCCGAGAACCGGATGATCTTTTGCAGGAAAGTCGGGTGTTCGGGATCGTAGGCGCTGTTTCCGTGCATGGCGATCTCCTTAATGCTTGTGCCCATCCGCAGGCGCGGATGGGGATGCGGATGAGGAGCTCGCCTTTTGGCTGAGGTGCGCCAGGGCAGCCCTTAGGCGGGATTCGGAATCCACCAGGAAGTTGGCGCGGGTGACCACTTCATCCCCCGCCTTCACACCCGACAGGATCTCAACCTGTTCTCCAACCTTGGTACCCGTGGTGACCTCGCGGGGTTCGAACTTTCCGTCCCCCAGCGCGACGAACACGACCTTCTGGATCCCGGCATCGAGGACTGCATCCAGAGGCACAAGAATGCCTTTGTGGCCCTGTCCCTTCAGCACGACTTCTCCGAAGAGTTCAGGCTTCAACTCCCCCTTCGGATTCGGGAACTCAATGCGGACCTTGGTGGTGCGCGTCTTCGGATCCAGGAGCGGATCGATGAATACAACCCGACCGGTGAAAGTCTTGCCAGGGAACGACCCCAAGGTCATCGTGGCGGTCAGGCCGACCTTGGCGAGCCCGATTTCGGTCTGGTAAATGTCCGCGAGAGCCCATACCCGGCCCAGGTCCGTGATCTCCAGGGGTATGTCCGCGGGTGTGATGCGGGCTCCTTCCACGACGTTCTTGACCGTGACCACGCCCGAGATGGGGGACCGCAGGGTGAGGGCCCGTTGGACTTCCCCGGTCTGCTCAAGGCGATCGATCGTCTCTTGCGGAACATCCCACAGGGTGAGGCGGTGTTTGGCCGCCTCCAGCAGGTCGGTCCCACTAGAGGTCAAAGATCCCCCCGCCAGAGCCTTCTGGGTCTTGAGCGCCAAGAGGAATTCCCTCTGGGAACTCACGAACTCCGGGCTGTAGAGGCTGAAGAGCGGTTGGCCCTTGGCCACGGGCTTCCCGACGAAGTCCACGAAGAGTTTCTCGACGAAACCTTCGACCTTGACGTTGATCTTGCGGACGCGGGTTTCGTCCACGGCCAGCCGGACGGTGGTGCGGACCTCGCCGCTCACCATGCCTTCCTTGACCTTGGCCGTGTTCAGGCCGATGAGCTGTTGCCGTTCGTGGTCGATGGTGACCGTTGCATGGTCCTCGACCTTGGGTCCTTCACCCTTGAGTTCCGCCTCGTAGACCGGCACGTAATCCATACCCATCTCATCCTTCCTGGGCGTGGGAGAAGTCATGGAAGGGTTCATCGGCGAGCGGTAGAAGGAGATCTTGCCCGGGGTGTTGGAAGGTTTGGTGTCCCCACTGCCTTCCATGGGCACCAGCTTCATGCCGCAGATGGGGCAATCCCCGGGATGGTCCATGATGATCTGCGGATGCATCGGGCACTGGTACATCTGCTTCGTTTGCGCCTGGTCCGTGGGGGCTCCGGGTTTAGGTGAGCCAGGCCTTATGAGGAGGGTTCCTCCCACGCCCGCGGCCAGTCCAAGGGCGACCAGGCCAAGGGTCCGGAGTTTCCAGGAGCGCTTGGGCGTAACTTCGTTTATCTCGTCATTCATTGGGAACTCCGTTTCGCTTAGGATTGGGGAGTGAACCCGCCTTCGTCTGATTGGAGGCGCGCATCTCGCAGACTTCTGGGGTTGTGGCCTTGGTTGAGGGTGGCTTCCCTCGGGGTCCACAGCCGTTGCAGCCGACACCCGCAAAGGCCGAGGTCCGTCTTTCCTGATCCCGGGTTGGTTCGGCCACTGGGCACGTTAGCACCACGAAAGCGAAGACAAGGCCCATCGCAGTAGCCAAAAGGCTGAGGTACGGCCTGAGCATGGCGGTGAGATTCAAGGCTTCACACGGGATGGGCTTATTTGGCTCTGGAGTCATGGGTGTCTCCAGATCACATGGATTTCGAAGGAGCGCCACTGTCGCCCATGGCAGCGGTGGCGCCGGACTTCGAGGGCGCGGGTGTGCCCATGGCGGATCCACCGGGAGCGCCCCCCATTCCAATGGAACCCGCGGCAAGGCCTTGGGCGCTGATGGCGGGTGTCCCCGAAAGGTTGATTTCCTCAACGGCGATCTGGATCGCTTCCGCTTGGGCTATAGCCTGCAGGAGTCCCCCGCGGTCCGATACCCAGCCATTGAGCGTTTCCAACACGCTCAGGAAGGGGGCGCGGCCCGTCTCATACTGGGCGAGGGTGGCTTGAAAGGTGGCCTCGCTCTGCACCAGCAGCCCATCCCGGTAGATCCGGATGGTTCCCAAGGCGGAGTCGAACTGTGCGAAACGTTCGCGGATGCGCTGGTTCAAGATATTCCGCACGCTTGTGGCTTCGGAACCTTGAGACTTGCGGCGCCAATCCTGCTCAGCCACGGCCCGCTGCTGTTTCTGTTTCGACCAGACCGGGAGGGAAATCGAGAAGCCGACCGACCACATGGGCTCAAGGGCGCCCCGGGGCATGACGGCACCGCTCACTGCGAAATCCGGATAGCGGTCCCGTTTTGCCAGATCCAGACTACGCTCGGCCTGTTTCACACCGAGGCGCGCGGCCTGAAGTTCGGGGCTTTGCGCCTCGGCTTGGGCAAGCATTCCTTCGACGGGCGTGGCCTGAAATTGCATCTTCTCAAGCGACGCTGTAGTGGGGATGGGCGAATCTTCCGTCGATCCACGAAGGCGATTGAGCGCCGCCAAGAAAACTCGTTCCTCTGCCTGCAGGGAGAAGCGCGTTTGGCTGAGGCGGTTCAGTTCGAGCTGGGCCCGAAGCAGATCCGCTTGCGCCCCCTGCCCGACCTCATAACGCGCCTGGGTGATAGCCAGGGCATTCTTAAGGAAGATCGCCTGATCCTCCAGAAGCCTGATTTGGCCGCGCACCAATAGCAAGCCGAAATAGGCGCGTTTGACATCCGCTTGCAGGCTTAATCGGGTTCGCTCGACCGCTACCTTCGAGATGTCCGCACCGAGCCCGGCGACTTCCCCACGCAGGCCTCGCTTGCCCGGCCACGGCAGCGGCTGGGTGAGCATTACCTGGTAGAAGGATGTCTCCATCTTCCCGACCTGGATGCTCTTGAAACTGTCGTTTTGGATGCCCAGGGAGAGGCTTGGATCGGGAAGCGCCTTTGCCTGAGGAATGCGTTCGCGATCGGCTTCCACCAAAGCATTGGACTTGGCAAGATCGGGGTTGCGGTCGAGGGATTCACTGATAAGGGATTTGAGGACGGGGTCCTCCGCCGCTGCCGGTTCCTGGCGGGACGGGGCGGCTGGCTCCTGGGCTTGGGCCCTGCCGACCATCGGCATGAGACCCAAGGCCAGGCACAGGAATGTGCGCATGGCTTTCTCCGGAAATGAGAGACGTGGCTGATCTGCTTAAGAAATCTGCAGACCGCCTCTCAATTCCGGAAGACTGAAAGCAAGGCTAGGCGTTCGAGGCATCGTGAAGGAGGGGGGATGCCTCCTAAGAAACCGTAACCAGTCCGAAGGAGGGAAGCACCTGCATCACGTGCGACCTGGGCAACCTGAAGGGGCCATGGATGGGGTTCCGGCTTTGGTTCAGGGTTCTTAGCCGGTTCCTCTGCCTGCTTGGAGGCCGTAATTACACTCGTGGCGAGATTGCTGGTGGAACAACCACTGGAAGAATTGGAGCAAGGCTCCGGGCTCTTCGGTGGAGTTGCAGGCTGTGTAGGCCCCTTACATGTGCAGAGATCATCAGAAGGGGCGCCACATCCGCAGACGCAAGCTTGAAGCGAGGGAACCACCGCAATGCGTACGCCCTCCACCGACCCAGAGAGGGTCAGCAGGAAGAGCGCCACGAGGCGGAGGATCAAGCGCAACCGGACCACCTTTCCTTTCTTGAAATATCGAACATCCCCTGGAGGTGAAGCCAGGTTTCTTAAAATATGCACAAAACTCAGACCTCTGCATCTCTTTTCTGAAACGAAAGTTACCCTTGTGACCTTTGCTATAGCCGCTCTTTGAGTGTACATAGCTGTACAGATTCTTCTACGACTCCCTGCATGCAGCATTTACCCGAAAGGACGGCGCTCATTTAGACATTGAGTTGAGTGGGTTCACGGCAACTCCGTGGTCAAGGTGGACTTGCCAGCTCCCAGGGGGGCATTGGGCCTTCGTTCGCGGTAAGGGCCAGCACCTTGCAATTGCATGGTGCTGGCTTCCGTAAGACTGTTATCAAGTTGATGGGCTGTTTCCAACCCAGGTCTCGAGGTTGAAGACCGCCTCACATGCCTCCGCCGCCCATTCCACCCATTCCGCCAAGCACGAGCCGTGTGGCGACGAGGGTTGAACCTGAGGGGGTGGGGGTTCCAATGGCTTCCACTCTGCTGCCCACCTTGACCGCTGTCCAGAAGCTGGCTGCCGTCATGGAAGCACCTTGAGACGCATAAGTGGTGCTGGAGGTGACACTGACCGTGAAGCCGTTAAGGACGAGAGTTTGCGCGCTGGCATTCACCGAGGTCACCGATCCCATCAGGTCGCTGGAGCCCATCCCGCCGCCGCTCCCGATCATTTCAGAAATCCGGAGGGCGTAGGCATACCCAGCGCTGTTCTTCCGCGTCGAGTCCGCCATCACAGCCACCCAGTCGCCCACCTTCAGTTGTGGGGCGGTCATGGGGGTGTCGTGGGACATGATCAATGTAGCGGTGTCCAACCAGAATGTCGTTCCCGACACCGTGAGGGTCATCGCGCTCAGGTCCAGGGCGGTGATCGTTCCATTCACCTGCAGGTTGCTCATCCCTGTTCCAGAGCCCATCCCACCGCCCATGCCCATGGATTCCACTTCGACCCGTGTGGCGTTTACGGTGGTGGTCGAGCCTGAGGCTAGGCTTCCCTCAACTTCCACCATGGCGCCCTCGGCGAGGGTGCCAACCACCGTTGCCTGGGCGTAGTTCACCGTGAGAGACATCAGGCTGAAGGTTTTGGCGGAGGTGTTCAGGTTCAGTACCAGCCCACGGAGCCCCATTCCGCTTCCTGGATCTCCCATGGCGCCCATCACGTTCACCCAGGCGGCAGTGATCTGTGTGCCGGAGACGGTGCCGCGGACCTGTGCCCAGGCGCCGTTGGCCAGAGTACCGTTCACAGTGGCGGAGCCATAACTAACGCTCCAGGTGCCGAGGTTGAACGTTTTGGCCGTCGTATTGAGGTTGGAGACCTGCCCCATGGTGCCGTTCTGGCTGGTGTCCATGCCGGGTTTGCGATGTTCCACGCGGGTGGCCATGTAGGTGCCGTCTGCAAGGAAGGAACCATGCACCGACACGAAATCGCCCGAGTGGAAGTCCGCCATGGTGAGGCTGGTATAGGTTCCGTCCTGGTTCTCCTGGGCTAGCTGAGTGAGAGCATTCATCTGAATCGCCTGGCCCATGACGGTCATGCGGGCAGAGGACTGATCAACTGCCTGGATCGATCCCATGAAGGAGGACATGAGCTGAACGCTCTGCATGGTGTAGCCGCTCCCACCCATGCCCATGCCGCCCGCGGTAGTCATACCTGTCATCACCGTGCCTGGCTGAACCATGGTAGAGGTCGCCGACTGACCATTCATGGTTACCGTTGCCCCGTTCATCCCCAAGGGCGTGTGGTTGATCTGAGGCGCATCGGACGTGCCACCCACCACACCCGCCACAAAGCCCGCAATCGGAGCAGGAGGGTGAGTTGTGGTGGTCCCACCGGTCCCACCACTGCTGCCTCCACAAGCCAGCGACAGCCCGGCGATCAAGATTGCAAAAGAGGCGAAGGATTTCATGAGTACTCCTGTGGTGCAGTGGTCCGAGGGCATTCCTCGAACGAGCAGAGGAACGATTTCAACGGAACAAATTTCAAGGAACGTGCCAGGAGTTTTTTAAAGGACTTACCTTCAACACCGAGACATCGTGACCCGTTTCCGTTGGCAGGGTGGGTAGGAATGTCTCGGTCCAGGGTCCGAGGGAGATGAGCGAAGGAACAGTCCCTGTCAGTCATCCATGGACAGTCATCTACGGGAAAACACGAACGAGAGCCACGCCCACACTCTGTTTGGGGCCGCCGTCGCTAAATCCCGCCGTGATTACCGCCTTCATGGCCCACTTCGACGAGATGGGATGAAACACGTCCATAGAGAGTTCCTTTATCCCTGGCTCGCCTTGGAAGGTAGCCCCACGCGCTTCGAACGCAACCCCCCAGCGATTCCGGTTGAGGTCCCATGTCCCACGGAGGCCCACAACGTAGGAACCGGACGTGAGAGTGTCAGCGGTGCCCGCCTGGTTCGTGGAGGCGCCCTGAATCCATCCGCCGAGAAGTGTCCATTGGAAGAGGCCTAGCCGCTGGTGCAGGGCAAGGAAGCCCCCCACATCAGTCCTCCCCGTACCAAGCCCCTTGGTGTCGCTGGCGGTGGGCAATTTGACGGCGCCCTCTCCATCCAATGACCAACCGTCCTCGTTTTCTGGAAGGAACCGGTAGCTGCCGCGAACGACAACGTCGCCGATTCCCTGATCTTGCGAAGAATCCCCTCCGCCATCACGATTGAGCCAAAGGAATGGGACCGTCAGGCTCGCATCCCATCGAGCCCCGG comes from Holophagaceae bacterium and encodes:
- a CDS encoding efflux RND transporter periplasmic adaptor subunit, with product MNDEINEVTPKRSWKLRTLGLVALGLAAGVGGTLLIRPGSPKPGAPTDQAQTKQMYQCPMHPQIIMDHPGDCPICGMKLVPMEGSGDTKPSNTPGKISFYRSPMNPSMTSPTPRKDEMGMDYVPVYEAELKGEGPKVEDHATVTIDHERQQLIGLNTAKVKEGMVSGEVRTTVRLAVDETRVRKINVKVEGFVEKLFVDFVGKPVAKGQPLFSLYSPEFVSSQREFLLALKTQKALAGGSLTSSGTDLLEAAKHRLTLWDVPQETIDRLEQTGEVQRALTLRSPISGVVTVKNVVEGARITPADIPLEITDLGRVWALADIYQTEIGLAKVGLTATMTLGSFPGKTFTGRVVFIDPLLDPKTRTTKVRIEFPNPKGELKPELFGEVVLKGQGHKGILVPLDAVLDAGIQKVVFVALGDGKFEPREVTTGTKVGEQVEILSGVKAGDEVVTRANFLVDSESRLRAALAHLSQKASSSSASPSAPADGHKH
- a CDS encoding TolC family protein → MRTFLCLALGLMPMVGRAQAQEPAAPSRQEPAAAEDPVLKSLISESLDRNPDLAKSNALVEADRERIPQAKALPDPSLSLGIQNDSFKSIQVGKMETSFYQVMLTQPLPWPGKRGLRGEVAGLGADISKVAVERTRLSLQADVKRAYFGLLLVRGQIRLLEDQAIFLKNALAITQARYEVGQGAQADLLRAQLELNRLSQTRFSLQAEERVFLAALNRLRGSTEDSPIPTTASLEKMQFQATPVEGMLAQAEAQSPELQAARLGVKQAERSLDLAKRDRYPDFAVSGAVMPRGALEPMWSVGFSISLPVWSKQKQQRAVAEQDWRRKSQGSEATSVRNILNQRIRERFAQFDSALGTIRIYRDGLLVQSEATFQATLAQYETGRAPFLSVLETLNGWVSDRGGLLQAIAQAEAIQIAVEEINLSGTPAISAQGLAAGSIGMGGAPGGSAMGTPAPSKSGATAAMGDSGAPSKSM
- a CDS encoding efflux RND transporter permease subunit, whose translation is MHGNSAYDPEHPTFLQKIIRFSAENRWLVMAATALALAMSFWTMRNIPLDAVPDLSDTQVIVYSKWDRSPDLVEDQVTYPIVTSLLGAPKVKTVRALSDFGFSYVYVIFEDGTDIYWARSRVLEYLSKISSNLPPGVKTELGPDATSVGWVYQYALVDHSGQHSTDEIRSYQDWFLRYSLQSVPGVAEVATIGGQSRQFQVSINPNKLASYKISIETVIQAVKGANAEVGGRLVEFSGREYMVRGRGYVKSTKDLESAVLKAENGTPVRLSDVATVSLGPEMRRGIADLDGHGDVVGGIVVMRQGENALNVIERVKTRIAELKVSLPKGVEVVPVYDRSELIERSIKTVKHKLIEEMIVVSIIILIFLWHVPSAIVPIITIPVSVALAFIPMYGIGQNANLMSLAGIAISIGVLVDGAIVEVENAYRKIEKWIEAGKPGDFYHVRLEALMEVGPSVFFSLLVVAVSFLPIFTLMDQEGRLFKPLAFSKNFAMGIAALLALTLDPAMRMLFARVEPFTFKPKWLAWTFTQVAVGKYYSEEKHPISVFLHRIYEPPCRFVIRHAKATIAVAFLLVLATIPAFMGLGSEFMPPLNEGTLLYMPSTLPGISQTEAQRILQVQDRLIRTVPEVGSVFGKAGRADTATDPAPFSMMETVIVLKPEEQWREKPRWFSSWAPDWGKSMLRPFWRDRITQEEIVAELDRVVKLPAIPNAWTMPIKARLDMLSTGIRTPVGLKINGADLDVIQKIAVDAESILQRVPGTRSAFAERTAQGYFLDFVLKREQLARYGLSVEQANMMVMTAIGGDNQSTVFDGRARYPINVRYARDYRESPEALKRVLVPLPNGSTIPMAEIAELKWTTGPAMIRDENALLAGYVLVDFDTSKTDVGTYVDQAKKAIETELKLPAGYSLSWSGQYENMIRVKERLKLILPITLVLIFGLLYANTKSAFKASIVMSAVPFSAIGAFWLLYFLDYNMSIAVWVGLIALMGLDAETGVFMLLFLDLSHDEAKEAGKLNTKADLVEAIIHGAVKRIRPKAMTVFAAFIGLLPIMWSTGTGADLMKRIAAPMVGGLATSFILELLVYPAVYYLWKNARWWMDQSPPIPRLNLAWQSHDSPGPRCFHS
- a CDS encoding TRASH domain-containing protein, whose protein sequence is MYTTLIFSALAAIASPTTGGPTNTICPVLGNAVTPGKSPIVKVKGHEYYVCCAGCDKQLLADPSKYLEQDGTPKNAKKDKAPEAPKEPSEHKH
- a CDS encoding aminotransferase class V-fold PLP-dependent enzyme; its protein translation is MATPLNPSSFLEERFLAEYAMYAQTRHLDAARAKDYARLDENHQVYLDYSGSGLYAESQLQGHLSYLSHHVLGNPHSLSPASRLTSQDLEEARREVLDFFRADPVDYTVIFTSNASGALKLVGESYPFQAGGRLLLSSDNHNSMNGIREFAKRKGCETTYAPLTLPEMRLDEGALEFALASSHNGAPRLFGYPARSNFSGVLHSPEWIALAHGYGWDVLLDAAAFVPSHRLEVSHWKPDFVSISFYKMFGYPTGVGCLLAQREALSKLRRPWFAGGTVTAASVQGDRHYFAEGEQAFEDGTVNFLDLPAVTQGLRYLDSLGLESIGVRGLCLTGWMLEQMQQLKHQNGLPAVRIYGPSDTNQRGATITFNLLDPQGNLVDHREVMLRAESLRISLRTGCFCNPGSGETALGLGKEELEDCFSLPEHEHHFNPEDFLHCIEGKGSGAVRISFGLASNFEDARCFLALLEDFCPSLRDGFSSSVFSNPEAQRLHS